One Vibrio gallaecicus genomic region harbors:
- a CDS encoding nucleotide triphosphate diphosphatase NUDT15, whose protein sequence is MNKEVRVGVAAVILRDGRVLLGERIGSHGAHTWATPGGHLELGESIEECAKRKTFEETGLVVNSLKNLGFTNDIFEKENKHYVTLFVVTSCSIGEPQITEPEKCKQWKWFNLDELPEPLFLPLTNLLKDSVDIGEFA, encoded by the coding sequence ATGAATAAGGAAGTACGAGTTGGTGTGGCTGCGGTTATTTTACGAGACGGACGTGTATTACTTGGAGAGCGTATAGGCTCTCATGGAGCTCATACATGGGCAACTCCAGGAGGGCATCTGGAGTTGGGTGAAAGTATCGAAGAATGTGCAAAGCGTAAAACTTTTGAAGAGACAGGATTAGTTGTCAACTCATTAAAAAATCTAGGTTTTACTAATGATATTTTCGAAAAAGAGAATAAACATTATGTGACCTTATTTGTCGTAACGTCTTGCTCAATTGGTGAGCCTCAGATAACTGAGCCTGAAAAATGTAAGCAGTGGAAGTGGTTCAATTTAGATGAGCTCCCAGAGCCTTTATTCCTCCCGTTGACTAACTTATTGAAAGACTCCGTAGACATTGGAGAATTTGCCTAA
- a CDS encoding DUF7674 family protein: MESYQLLPELILVYPDCRAHFISEADRWIDDKGDISAHSFFSVLTSFVEEKFLLGDYEHCEKLFAFVEAAIHSENAGVSNAACTCFIENLINIAGHNNEFELSHFWTLLGPSALYFAESWLAEG, from the coding sequence TTGGAATCTTATCAACTACTTCCCGAATTAATCCTAGTTTATCCTGATTGTCGCGCTCATTTCATCTCTGAAGCTGACCGTTGGATCGATGATAAAGGAGATATATCTGCCCATTCATTCTTTTCAGTATTAACGTCATTTGTAGAAGAAAAATTCTTACTTGGTGATTACGAACACTGCGAAAAGTTGTTTGCGTTTGTTGAAGCTGCTATTCACTCGGAGAACGCAGGTGTTTCAAATGCTGCATGTACCTGTTTTATTGAAAACCTAATAAATATTGCCGGTCATAATAATGAATTTGAGCTGTCTCATTTTTGGACGCTATTGGGACCTTCAGCTTTATATTTTGCAGAAAGTTGGTTAGCTGAAGGTTAG
- a CDS encoding nuclear transport factor 2 family protein yields MEVLIEQEIALHQYEIRQDPNEVARLLHSSFKEVGRSGCSFDYFSILGVMQSEEPSNGYIHSQDFECILLEPTVQLLLYKSAWVSKSGEVSGFSKRSSIWVFTGQGWQMKYHQGTPCEKFELL; encoded by the coding sequence ATGGAAGTTCTAATTGAACAGGAAATTGCGCTACATCAGTATGAAATTAGGCAAGATCCCAATGAAGTAGCAAGGTTGCTTCATTCGAGCTTTAAAGAAGTTGGGCGTTCGGGGTGTAGTTTTGATTACTTTTCTATTTTGGGAGTGATGCAAAGTGAAGAACCTTCAAATGGTTATATCCACTCTCAAGATTTTGAGTGTATCTTGTTAGAACCTACAGTTCAGCTACTTCTATATAAATCAGCATGGGTTTCAAAATCAGGTGAAGTTAGCGGGTTTTCTAAGCGCTCGTCGATCTGGGTGTTCACTGGTCAAGGTTGGCAGATGAAATATCATCAAGGAACTCCATGTGAAAAGTTTGAACTGCTGTAA
- a CDS encoding DUF6678 family protein, with the protein MNETKWNELRLKMYSLEAHSPKWRTKDIESGYISSWDGEWYYHFEIGGFRCIEWVELKTKGSIHHELIRFELQKINLPGHEIENGFRVYGYIADGQFVDYV; encoded by the coding sequence ATGAATGAGACAAAATGGAATGAGCTGCGTCTTAAGATGTATTCACTTGAAGCTCATAGCCCCAAGTGGCGGACTAAAGATATAGAAAGTGGGTATATCTCTAGCTGGGACGGTGAGTGGTATTATCATTTTGAAATCGGTGGCTTTCGTTGTATCGAATGGGTTGAGCTGAAAACTAAAGGTTCCATTCATCATGAATTAATTAGATTTGAACTACAGAAAATTAATCTTCCCGGTCATGAAATTGAAAATGGTTTCAGAGTATACGGTTACATAGCGGATGGTCAGTTTGTCGATTATGTTTGA
- a CDS encoding PhzF family phenazine biosynthesis protein — translation MDLDIYQVDSFTSEAFKGNPAGVCITNNGLSESLMLSIAEEMAVSETAFLSLSDMTLKWFTPKAEVKLCGHGTLAVAHVLKERGQVSTQDTVNFETLSGTLTALVNESTIELDFPSPTLQFDIAPCQVLLDNLGVEACKIVSFGSFDSKVFIEVDSEETLLNLQPNFEAMKQTKGRGVLVTTSSNSNELDFVSRYFAPWVGVNEDSVTGSAHCALTVYWSGKLGKLNLQGYQASERGGYVTTELLSNGRTKLIGSAVTVIKGTLQVPVV, via the coding sequence ATGGACTTAGATATCTATCAGGTTGATTCATTTACAAGTGAAGCATTCAAAGGTAATCCCGCTGGGGTCTGTATAACAAACAATGGCTTAAGTGAAAGCTTAATGCTATCAATTGCTGAAGAAATGGCTGTGTCCGAAACGGCTTTTCTATCGCTTTCTGATATGACGCTGAAGTGGTTTACTCCGAAGGCGGAGGTAAAGCTATGTGGTCACGGAACTCTTGCTGTTGCTCATGTCCTTAAAGAAAGGGGGCAAGTAAGTACGCAGGATACAGTTAATTTTGAAACCTTGTCTGGTACCTTAACTGCACTAGTTAACGAATCGACAATTGAACTGGATTTCCCGTCACCAACCCTTCAATTCGACATTGCTCCCTGTCAGGTGCTCTTGGATAATTTAGGCGTAGAGGCATGTAAAATAGTTTCCTTTGGTAGCTTTGATTCGAAGGTTTTCATTGAAGTTGATAGTGAGGAAACATTACTAAACCTCCAGCCAAACTTTGAGGCAATGAAACAAACCAAGGGGCGTGGAGTTCTGGTTACTACAAGTTCAAATAGTAACGAGTTAGATTTTGTTTCAAGGTACTTTGCACCTTGGGTAGGTGTAAATGAAGACTCCGTTACAGGTTCTGCGCATTGTGCTTTAACCGTTTATTGGTCAGGAAAGCTGGGTAAGTTAAACCTACAAGGCTATCAGGCATCTGAACGAGGTGGTTATGTTACTACCGAACTTTTATCTAATGGGCGTACGAAGTTAATAGGCTCAGCAGTGACAGTCATTAAAGGGACTCTACAGGTACCAGTCGTATAA
- a CDS encoding cell envelope integrity protein TolA, with the protein MKAPFRYICIAASMVFVISGCAVQSNSSIGKLAPSELNKHGQIYTQMIQNELILSDGLEGKSCTLNIHLSEHGNVTEISTSGYEKLCERSEKAVKAVGVFPMPANEELAKNLMEIQLTIAL; encoded by the coding sequence ATGAAGGCTCCATTTCGATATATTTGTATAGCTGCAAGTATGGTGTTTGTGATCTCTGGCTGTGCTGTTCAAAGCAATAGCAGTATAGGCAAGTTAGCCCCGTCTGAGCTAAATAAACATGGGCAAATCTATACCCAAATGATTCAGAATGAATTGATTTTGTCTGATGGGCTTGAAGGTAAGAGTTGTACGCTTAATATACATTTAAGTGAGCATGGCAATGTTACAGAAATAAGTACAAGTGGTTATGAGAAACTATGTGAGCGCAGTGAAAAAGCTGTGAAAGCTGTAGGCGTATTCCCAATGCCAGCAAACGAGGAGTTAGCTAAAAACCTAATGGAAATCCAACTTACAATTGCTCTGTAG
- a CDS encoding DUF7822 domain-containing protein: MANRAYLYTCEKNPNGNGLCNFKGISEWSYDIPVLYKILVSSQTQTFQSQVFEDDEHIALIGDFSGGVATLKDFVAKIKRKDSVPLIEETLAFLESHSSSERYFLLECAEIYDMESPDFEGQNQQLLKEVQDFAPMASYIVELLHEEQPRKGFNVFLGMLKTAQYVKTLEDVYELGFGNWSSTLCAMPQET; this comes from the coding sequence ATGGCAAATCGAGCATATTTATATACATGTGAAAAGAACCCTAATGGAAATGGGTTATGTAATTTTAAGGGTATATCTGAGTGGAGCTATGATATACCCGTATTGTATAAAATCTTAGTTTCTAGTCAGACTCAGACTTTTCAATCTCAGGTTTTTGAAGATGATGAACACATTGCGCTAATAGGGGATTTCTCTGGGGGAGTCGCTACATTAAAAGATTTTGTAGCAAAAATTAAAAGAAAGGATAGTGTGCCGTTAATTGAAGAAACACTCGCATTTTTAGAGTCTCATTCATCTTCAGAGCGTTATTTCTTGCTCGAATGTGCGGAAATTTATGACATGGAAAGCCCGGATTTTGAAGGTCAAAATCAACAACTCTTAAAAGAAGTACAAGATTTTGCACCGATGGCTTCATACATTGTCGAACTATTGCATGAAGAGCAGCCAAGAAAGGGTTTTAACGTATTTCTGGGCATGCTAAAAACCGCTCAGTACGTGAAGACACTTGAAGATGTGTATGAGTTAGGTTTTGGAAACTGGTCATCAACATTGTGTGCAATGCCGCAAGAGACATAA
- a CDS encoding Imm70 family immunity protein has protein sequence MAVGIKVGCITDEIGTPDFFHAFFSTVSANLEVNGWGTRFPILMGKLYQGRLEPNFADIAIMELRQIQRELCCLTPYKVVWDIESRSELPPWGQEISPDIRSLGDYFITSTGRELISTLIEALEDASTNLKSVLVVEY, from the coding sequence ATGGCTGTAGGAATTAAAGTTGGTTGTATTACGGATGAAATTGGCACTCCAGATTTCTTTCATGCCTTTTTCAGCACGGTCAGTGCTAATCTAGAAGTAAATGGTTGGGGAACTAGGTTTCCAATATTGATGGGTAAGTTGTATCAAGGAAGGCTAGAGCCAAATTTTGCCGATATCGCCATAATGGAACTTAGGCAAATTCAAAGAGAATTATGTTGTTTAACTCCATATAAGGTCGTGTGGGACATTGAAAGTCGGAGCGAACTACCTCCTTGGGGGCAAGAAATATCACCAGATATTAGATCTCTTGGAGATTACTTCATTACGTCTACAGGGCGTGAGTTGATTTCGACATTAATTGAAGCACTGGAAGATGCATCAACTAACTTAAAGTCAGTGCTCGTAGTAGAGTACTAA
- a CDS encoding DUF6572 domain-containing protein produces the protein MTIEQLDKVDVIAHDDEKVILVISDHLKWDDKNEKLLVLQDKLNLYLSFIESGEILQQYPTAKGKLFEIRLVSKYQPNYEAEKFIALVSKVVSDAGFSLTHELGNYN, from the coding sequence ATGACGATTGAGCAACTCGATAAAGTAGATGTTATTGCACATGACGATGAAAAAGTGATTTTGGTGATATCTGACCATTTAAAGTGGGATGATAAAAATGAAAAGTTATTAGTATTGCAAGATAAACTAAATCTTTATTTATCATTTATTGAATCTGGTGAAATATTGCAACAATACCCTACAGCAAAGGGCAAGCTTTTTGAAATCAGGCTTGTTTCTAAATACCAGCCCAACTACGAAGCTGAAAAATTCATTGCTCTAGTCTCAAAGGTAGTAAGTGATGCAGGCTTTAGTCTTACGCACGAATTGGGGAATTACAACTAA